In Felis catus isolate Fca126 chromosome A3, F.catus_Fca126_mat1.0, whole genome shotgun sequence, a single genomic region encodes these proteins:
- the LOC109498427 gene encoding uncharacterized protein LOC109498427 isoform X1 encodes MGVGKFNICRAGWQPGDSGRTPMWQSWEGCLQYIWLFSHFQFWRPEFKVRVSAGLVPSEGCEGFTEVDCEPQGHSRCLWFELARGLAGSQEAQVSWMSSGQALGPGQPSLPGNTWPGPGKNPPASLPGTWAIHLRAQARPPVRPAPCAAQTPFLSLTGKCRALLHPAHHHTDFAGDKRGLCGTEVFPRSLSWQMVPMGAEAQEGVSHPRTLWEPWPH; translated from the exons ATGGGGGTTGGCAAGTTCAACATTTGCAGGGCGGGCTGGCAGCCTGGAGACTCAGGCAGGACTCCTATGTGGCAGTCTTGGGAAGGATGCCTTCAATATATCTGGCTCTTCTCACAttttcagttctggaggccagagttcAAGGTCAGGGTGTCAGCAGGCCTGGTTCCTTCGGAGGGCTGTGAGG GTTTCACAGAGGTGGACTGTGAGCCTCAGGGGCATTCGAGATGCCTGTGGTTTGAGCTGGCCAGAGGCctggctgggagccaggaggccCAGGTGTCCTGGATGTCCTCCGGTCAAGCCCTGGGCCCGGGCCAGCCCTCTCTTCCAGGAAACACTTGGCCAG GACCCGGGAAGAACCCGCCGGCATCCCTTCCGGGTACGTGGGCCATCCACCTGCGGGCCCAGGCCAGGCCTCCTGTGAGGCCAGCCCCCTGTGCCGCCCAGACTCCCTTCCTGTCTTTGACGGGGAAATGCAGAGCTCTTCTGCACCCAGCCCACCACCACACAGACTTCGCCGGGGACAAGAGAGGACTGTGCGGCACAGAG gTGTTTCCTCGGTCACTGTCATGGCAGATGGTGCCCATGGGGGCAGAGGCCCAGGAAGGGGTGTCTCACCCGAGGACACTGTGGGAGCCGTGGCCGCACTGA
- the LOC109498427 gene encoding uncharacterized protein LOC109498427 isoform X2, producing MGVGKFNICRAGWQPGDSGRTPMWQSWEGCLQYIWLFSHFQFWRPEFKVRVSAGLVPSEGCEGFTEVDCEPQGHSRCLWFELARGLAGSQEAQVSWMSSGQALGPGQPSLPGNTWPGPGKNPPASLPGTWAIHLRAQARPPVRPAPCAAQTPFLSLTGKCRALLHPAHHHTDFAGDKRGLCGTEVSRDLSVPIGCW from the exons ATGGGGGTTGGCAAGTTCAACATTTGCAGGGCGGGCTGGCAGCCTGGAGACTCAGGCAGGACTCCTATGTGGCAGTCTTGGGAAGGATGCCTTCAATATATCTGGCTCTTCTCACAttttcagttctggaggccagagttcAAGGTCAGGGTGTCAGCAGGCCTGGTTCCTTCGGAGGGCTGTGAGG GTTTCACAGAGGTGGACTGTGAGCCTCAGGGGCATTCGAGATGCCTGTGGTTTGAGCTGGCCAGAGGCctggctgggagccaggaggccCAGGTGTCCTGGATGTCCTCCGGTCAAGCCCTGGGCCCGGGCCAGCCCTCTCTTCCAGGAAACACTTGGCCAG GACCCGGGAAGAACCCGCCGGCATCCCTTCCGGGTACGTGGGCCATCCACCTGCGGGCCCAGGCCAGGCCTCCTGTGAGGCCAGCCCCCTGTGCCGCCCAGACTCCCTTCCTGTCTTTGACGGGGAAATGCAGAGCTCTTCTGCACCCAGCCCACCACCACACAGACTTCGCCGGGGACAAGAGAGGACTGTGCGGCACAGAG gtGTCTCGGGACCTCAGCGTCCCCATCGGCTGCTGGTAG